In Haladaptatus sp. QDMS2, a single window of DNA contains:
- a CDS encoding type II toxin-antitoxin system RelE/ParE family toxin — protein sequence MASEDDEWTWKFAPRAAKQFDNLEHHVQDRIVSKLDEIVDDPWRDPGDYLEPLTGGPFEKLRVGQYRLACVLDHDALVLEVHRIEHRSGAYTADD from the coding sequence ATGGCGAGTGAGGACGACGAGTGGACATGGAAGTTCGCTCCACGGGCTGCCAAACAATTCGACAACCTCGAACACCACGTTCAGGACCGCATCGTTTCGAAACTCGACGAGATCGTCGACGACCCCTGGCGTGATCCCGGCGATTATCTCGAACCGCTCACCGGTGGCCCTTTTGAGAAGCTTCGTGTGGGGCAGTATCGACTTGCGTGTGTCCTCGATCACGATGCGCTCGTACTTGAAGTCCATCGGATTGAACATCGGAGCGGAGCTTACACGGCAGACGACTGA
- a CDS encoding MarR family transcriptional regulator → MPVSIDDFESGDLPQGPTVPEQVVSYLYTHRDQAFTRSEIASAIGENPNTVGTALSRLKARRLVRHRGEYWAITPDESRLVDAYDLHIASERLNENEGGIDADEWDLTAPKTPHPSERGEREDKS, encoded by the coding sequence ATGCCCGTGAGCATCGACGACTTCGAATCCGGAGACCTTCCACAGGGGCCAACGGTCCCCGAGCAGGTGGTTTCATATCTGTACACACACCGCGACCAGGCATTCACCCGGTCTGAGATTGCCAGTGCTATCGGCGAGAACCCGAACACAGTCGGAACCGCCCTGTCGAGGCTGAAGGCACGTCGTCTCGTTCGCCACCGGGGAGAATACTGGGCGATTACACCCGACGAATCTCGACTCGTCGATGCATACGACCTCCACATCGCGAGCGAGCGACTGAACGAGAACGAGGGCGGCATCGACGCCGACGAGTGGGACTTGACGGCCCCAAAGACGCCACACCCAAGCGAACGAGGCGAACGCGAGGACAAATCCTAA
- a CDS encoding helix-turn-helix domain-containing protein, with translation MPVHLESHVPELNLKPGTTKSDIVQFLYENPEWGYTPKDVTDELDIPRGTATTTLKRLYDTDYVGKTSDGYYHALSDRTDIQRYLSNLDQLYRMFGHHRSDTTPEEPTRKIGEGRTDEDLDAELAELETNLE, from the coding sequence ATGCCGGTTCATCTCGAATCACACGTTCCGGAACTCAATCTCAAACCCGGAACCACCAAATCCGACATCGTACAATTCCTGTACGAGAACCCGGAATGGGGATACACTCCAAAGGACGTTACAGACGAACTCGATATCCCTCGAGGCACCGCAACCACCACGCTCAAACGCCTCTATGACACCGACTACGTCGGTAAAACCAGTGACGGGTACTACCACGCTCTCAGCGACCGAACAGACATCCAGCGATATCTCTCAAACCTCGACCAGCTCTACCGCATGTTCGGACACCACCGATCCGACACCACTCCTGAGGAACCTACGCGTAAAATCGGGGAGGGGAGAACCGACGAAGATCTTGATGCAGAACTCGCGGAACTCGAAACTAACTTAGAGTGA
- a CDS encoding sugar-specific transcriptional regulator TrmB has protein sequence MTEFDPAPNVDDTERRWQTGTDTFGRVYDVLLGITSPTKYTDIAELADCSPNAAKKHLERLAEMGIARANTESRPATYERNDGYLEWQEASRIAADLTIEAIIARVEALETKRAEYEAQFETTDPTTVNVFDHDSHDTIHERMTAISEWQGVIRNIRLYELARQLSQNDGHLIRA, from the coding sequence ATGACCGAGTTCGACCCGGCTCCCAATGTCGACGATACCGAGCGTCGATGGCAGACTGGAACGGACACGTTTGGCCGTGTCTACGACGTGCTCCTCGGGATTACATCCCCGACGAAGTACACCGACATCGCTGAACTCGCAGACTGCTCGCCGAACGCCGCAAAAAAGCACCTCGAACGCTTAGCAGAGATGGGCATCGCCCGCGCTAACACAGAGAGCCGCCCGGCAACCTACGAGCGAAACGACGGCTACCTCGAATGGCAAGAGGCCAGTCGAATCGCAGCCGACCTCACTATCGAAGCGATCATCGCTCGCGTAGAAGCACTCGAAACGAAGCGTGCGGAGTACGAAGCCCAGTTCGAGACGACAGACCCCACAACCGTCAACGTATTTGACCACGATAGCCACGACACCATCCACGAACGGATGACCGCAATCAGCGAGTGGCAGGGCGTGATTCGCAACATCCGGCTGTACGAACTCGCTCGCCAGCTCTCCCAGAACGACGGGCACCTGATTCGCGCCTAA
- a CDS encoding ArsR family transcriptional regulator, whose amino-acid sequence MSHTAPEGFEDPFAEQRQMRELLSQETRHLIIQLILGHPAHLMSLAELDYMIPKNEAAILDQLKRLREAGILDVYVHEPNASTRNLPSKFWGPTERGVEILYEHNFLRGVPIARAVYEETKKSERVLRHEGAPRPVLPVAVADALAFDEP is encoded by the coding sequence ATGAGCCACACGGCCCCGGAGGGATTCGAGGACCCGTTTGCAGAGCAGCGACAAATGCGCGAGCTGCTCTCACAGGAGACTCGACACCTCATCATCCAGTTAATCCTTGGTCACCCGGCTCACCTCATGTCGCTGGCCGAGCTTGACTACATGATTCCGAAGAACGAGGCAGCGATTCTCGATCAGCTTAAACGACTTCGAGAGGCGGGTATCCTCGACGTCTACGTTCACGAACCGAATGCGTCGACGCGGAATCTTCCCTCGAAGTTCTGGGGGCCGACCGAGCGTGGCGTCGAAATTCTGTACGAGCACAACTTCCTCCGGGGTGTCCCAATAGCACGCGCGGTCTATGAGGAGACGAAAAAATCTGAGCGAGTGCTGCGTCATGAGGGGGCACCGCGACCAGTGCTTCCTGTAGCTGTCGCTGATGCCCTCGCATTCGATGAACCCTAG
- a CDS encoding DUF2272 domain-containing protein — MKSDYAEKSIREILASPIDALVGVDADDVAALTHLDIETVHDLATAPTFNLARRIRMAAEGDNSPMASYGLTPASATASGEPTPVEDLVDADISALAGVTEQFDDDIRDAIALRTIRDFSQWPPYLAARAILRQLNGVTTDEDSSERTPAELVPVARQYNTEKVFYEKVFLDEVLESTTQEEEDEENTVERPILAPSKYKRIQYGNDLFSRTTKRRTRSDGGAARVGASESGGFPITIDASTTPDSYTSPALGAFLTFSQSWYPEGLSLGNLLHSTSLAPGEMTRIAVLDWARQIGVSTDERIDQAEQLDASTGRTRAIDETQDATAREFTTGSSQVRSDAISSQSSASGGLGFSGGGFSIGASGSGSKARTRSASRSVSSSSGRRDLSASMSQRLTDITQQQASSTRSRRASIVSEISQEESVEAKTRIVTNYNHMHSLNLHYYEVVQIYRTEVRPEEAEPIIFLPFEPIEFNKRMVRRYRGALLDAALDNETYRSLANAFGKSIVTLQSDIWPDSIADEESEARAYARIGVIGSLEDGTWDVPSDATLTRLTSMSGGQNDKVVDEVQIYRRSTNDPLQLDVQNGSTPVPEGVDFADIKRIAVSFDETAEETDDDQFNLTLGISFEGNQDSIPIRGLWTAQSSAEFNPVLFVDQPIEFNELVSTLNESQLYYSRVVWEHLDQETLSLLLRDMPLFGTNRTAELVEPTPVATYGNLVGFRLALPEPIPLDGLSASTREGISSAVETDLDGIDIEEGPIEYGFDGFDAESRDHQTLLTMVNWWGNWRDRNYDAAAVKDELVSMPSDGVHMEPILGRANAAEKLDITRFWDWQESPIPFQATAINPVDTGSRASDEQLTPGSLDSPIVNIQTPPSVPDPAGLSAILNAVSTANLFRDMSGLDQTAAVAQQGQQSTSDAATSATKTTMAGATAQSKIASQNYQAKLKADTERMKTLASLVGASTGGSSGTDRTTDTNSGFGALFNEAGKQSTTSSPMTNGGAENTTGKSNSGIGDIGSSSGSSSNGSTVNGSSHEYRSRESDSTDLPVDMLQSKADPVGRATDAMYRLDSMSDDSGVVPAQYPSATSDDDVDLSGLRANGLYWKEQIVNAAKAEERAWTKQDTSKKDEATQLSKLESYYGVVAEAGDGVITEQGAKAYAKKAKNDESAWSAAFISYVVNQAGVTHADGFAFHFRHLNYVVNALVNRMNGDRERPFWLFSAAEITPEVGDILCKNRKGKNKPCSDHSLQSLAQNYTAIGDVTGKHVPKDEIYGRSHCDIVVEKKTIDGDDYIETVGGNTIDLSGVADTVGRKRWKLDSDGHVEYRVDTNNSKVDDCSVFGYIRIMVPSIDEVLREEGSTLA, encoded by the coding sequence GTGAAATCCGACTACGCGGAGAAGAGTATTCGAGAGATACTCGCATCACCGATCGACGCGCTCGTCGGTGTCGATGCAGATGATGTTGCTGCGCTAACTCATCTTGACATCGAGACTGTTCACGACCTGGCGACCGCACCCACGTTCAATCTAGCCAGGCGAATCAGAATGGCTGCTGAGGGAGACAACTCGCCAATGGCGAGCTACGGGCTCACACCCGCGAGTGCCACGGCGTCCGGGGAACCAACGCCAGTTGAAGACCTCGTAGACGCCGATATCAGTGCCTTAGCTGGCGTAACCGAACAGTTCGACGATGACATCCGAGACGCAATTGCATTGCGAACAATCCGAGATTTCTCACAGTGGCCACCGTATCTAGCTGCCAGAGCAATACTCAGACAACTGAACGGCGTCACAACGGATGAGGATTCTTCGGAACGAACACCAGCCGAGTTAGTCCCAGTCGCCCGGCAATACAACACAGAGAAAGTGTTCTACGAGAAGGTGTTCCTCGACGAAGTTCTCGAATCAACAACACAGGAAGAAGAAGATGAGGAAAACACGGTCGAACGTCCAATCCTTGCACCATCGAAATACAAGCGAATTCAATATGGAAACGACTTGTTTTCGCGGACCACCAAGCGACGAACGAGGAGTGATGGCGGGGCCGCACGTGTCGGTGCCTCAGAATCCGGTGGATTCCCCATCACAATCGACGCATCTACGACACCTGATTCGTACACGTCGCCTGCACTCGGGGCGTTCTTGACCTTCTCGCAATCCTGGTATCCAGAAGGACTGTCCCTCGGGAATTTACTGCATAGCACGTCACTCGCACCGGGCGAAATGACCAGAATTGCCGTGCTCGATTGGGCACGTCAAATCGGGGTTTCTACTGACGAACGCATCGACCAGGCCGAACAACTCGATGCATCAACCGGTCGAACCCGTGCGATCGACGAGACACAGGATGCGACCGCACGGGAGTTCACCACTGGTAGTTCACAGGTCCGGAGTGATGCAATATCGAGCCAGTCGAGTGCCAGTGGCGGACTCGGGTTTTCGGGTGGGGGGTTCAGCATCGGTGCGAGTGGGTCGGGAAGCAAGGCGCGCACGCGCTCTGCTTCGCGGTCGGTGAGTTCCTCGAGTGGACGACGAGACCTCTCCGCATCGATGAGCCAGCGATTGACTGATATTACCCAACAGCAGGCGTCATCGACGCGGTCACGACGGGCGTCTATCGTGAGCGAGATTTCACAAGAAGAGTCCGTGGAGGCGAAGACGCGCATTGTGACGAACTACAACCACATGCACTCGCTGAACCTGCACTATTATGAAGTGGTGCAGATTTACCGGACTGAAGTTCGGCCCGAGGAGGCAGAGCCGATTATCTTCCTCCCGTTCGAGCCAATCGAGTTCAACAAGCGGATGGTTCGCCGGTATCGGGGTGCACTCCTCGATGCAGCGCTGGACAACGAAACCTATCGTTCGCTTGCGAATGCATTCGGCAAATCGATCGTAACCCTCCAGTCGGATATCTGGCCAGATTCAATCGCTGATGAAGAGAGCGAAGCGCGTGCGTACGCACGGATTGGTGTCATTGGCTCGCTCGAAGACGGGACGTGGGACGTCCCGTCGGATGCGACGCTCACCCGTCTTACGTCGATGTCTGGCGGCCAGAACGACAAGGTCGTCGACGAAGTGCAGATATATCGTCGGTCTACCAACGACCCCCTCCAACTCGACGTGCAGAACGGTTCGACTCCCGTTCCAGAGGGCGTTGATTTCGCCGATATCAAACGCATCGCTGTGTCGTTCGATGAAACCGCAGAAGAGACGGACGACGACCAGTTCAACCTCACCCTCGGGATTTCGTTCGAAGGCAACCAGGACAGCATCCCGATTCGAGGATTGTGGACAGCACAAAGTTCGGCCGAGTTCAACCCCGTCTTGTTCGTCGACCAGCCAATCGAATTCAACGAACTCGTTTCGACGCTCAATGAAAGCCAACTCTACTACAGTCGAGTCGTGTGGGAGCACTTAGACCAGGAGACGCTTTCGTTGCTCTTGCGGGACATGCCATTGTTCGGGACGAATCGAACTGCGGAACTCGTCGAACCGACTCCAGTCGCGACGTACGGCAATCTCGTTGGCTTCCGGCTTGCCCTCCCGGAGCCAATCCCCCTCGATGGGCTTTCTGCGTCAACTCGCGAAGGAATTTCGAGTGCAGTTGAAACCGACCTCGATGGAATCGATATCGAGGAGGGGCCAATCGAATACGGCTTCGACGGCTTCGATGCTGAATCACGGGATCACCAAACACTGTTGACGATGGTCAATTGGTGGGGGAACTGGCGAGACCGCAATTACGACGCGGCCGCCGTCAAAGACGAACTCGTTTCGATGCCGAGCGACGGCGTCCACATGGAGCCCATTCTTGGACGAGCGAATGCGGCGGAGAAACTGGACATCACTCGATTCTGGGACTGGCAAGAGTCGCCGATTCCGTTCCAGGCGACCGCGATCAATCCCGTGGACACAGGGTCGCGAGCGTCCGATGAGCAGCTCACACCTGGCTCACTCGACTCGCCGATCGTCAATATCCAGACGCCACCGTCTGTTCCAGATCCGGCTGGGCTGTCGGCCATCCTTAACGCGGTGTCGACCGCGAATCTGTTCCGCGATATGTCCGGCCTCGACCAGACTGCTGCAGTTGCCCAACAGGGCCAACAGTCGACGAGCGATGCAGCAACGAGTGCGACGAAGACGACGATGGCGGGAGCCACCGCCCAGAGCAAGATTGCCTCCCAGAACTATCAAGCGAAGTTGAAGGCCGACACCGAACGGATGAAAACGCTCGCGTCGCTTGTCGGAGCGTCTACTGGTGGCTCGTCAGGGACCGACAGAACGACGGACACGAATTCCGGATTCGGCGCACTCTTCAACGAAGCCGGAAAGCAATCAACCACCTCATCGCCGATGACGAACGGCGGAGCCGAGAACACCACAGGGAAGTCGAATTCCGGAATCGGTGACATCGGTTCGTCGAGTGGGTCTTCCTCGAACGGGTCGACCGTCAATGGGAGTTCTCACGAATACCGGTCGCGTGAATCGGATTCGACTGACTTGCCTGTCGATATGTTGCAGAGCAAAGCCGACCCCGTCGGGAGGGCGACGGATGCAATGTACAGGCTCGATTCGATGAGTGACGACTCGGGCGTTGTACCGGCCCAGTACCCGTCTGCGACATCGGACGACGATGTGGACCTGAGCGGTCTTCGAGCGAACGGGCTGTACTGGAAGGAGCAAATCGTCAACGCTGCGAAAGCAGAAGAACGTGCGTGGACGAAACAGGATACGTCGAAGAAAGACGAGGCTACGCAACTGTCGAAGCTCGAATCCTACTATGGGGTCGTCGCCGAGGCAGGAGATGGCGTCATCACCGAACAAGGTGCGAAAGCGTACGCCAAGAAAGCGAAAAACGACGAATCTGCGTGGAGTGCTGCCTTCATCTCCTACGTCGTAAATCAGGCCGGTGTGACGCACGCTGATGGATTCGCATTCCACTTCCGACACCTGAACTACGTCGTCAACGCGCTCGTCAACCGCATGAATGGAGACCGCGAACGGCCCTTCTGGTTGTTCTCCGCTGCAGAAATCACCCCAGAGGTTGGTGATATCCTGTGTAAAAATCGGAAAGGCAAAAACAAGCCGTGTTCTGACCATTCGCTTCAGAGTCTGGCGCAGAACTATACCGCCATCGGCGATGTAACCGGAAAGCACGTGCCGAAAGATGAGATCTATGGACGGTCGCACTGCGACATCGTCGTCGAGAAGAAAACCATCGACGGGGACGACTACATCGAGACCGTAGGCGGCAATACGATCGACCTCAGCGGAGTCGCGGACACCGTTGGGCGCAAGCGATGGAAGTTAGACAGCGACGGGCACGTCGAATATCGCGTCGATACCAACAATTCCAAAGTCGATGACTGCTCTGTCTTCGGCTACATTCGGATTATGGTGCCCAGTATCGACGAAGTGCTGCGAGAGGAGGGGTCCACGCTCGCTTGA
- a CDS encoding ribbon-helix-helix domain-containing protein, with translation MSSDGNSGSDGEMEKINVRVPRALLTQIDEVWEQRGYANKSEFIRYALRDAVTPPTQLSEEALEHLAESREQREQSETVSHEDVKERLGIDD, from the coding sequence ATGAGTAGCGACGGCAACTCCGGATCGGACGGCGAAATGGAGAAAATCAACGTCCGGGTGCCACGCGCGCTGCTCACCCAAATAGATGAAGTCTGGGAGCAACGCGGCTACGCCAACAAGTCCGAATTTATCCGCTATGCACTCCGCGACGCAGTCACCCCTCCAACACAGCTCTCTGAGGAAGCACTCGAGCACCTCGCCGAAAGCCGTGAACAGCGGGAGCAAAGCGAGACGGTCTCACACGAGGATGTGAAGGAACGTCTCGGCATCGATGACTGA
- a CDS encoding helix-turn-helix domain-containing protein: MPAISLNPTDNAVLDLTEGRCTPSYIAQETSYSRGNIQNRLLRLVEHGYVRQLGGGLYELSEDPRSS, translated from the coding sequence ATGCCGGCTATCTCTCTCAATCCAACCGACAACGCAGTTCTTGATCTCACTGAGGGTCGATGTACGCCCTCGTACATCGCCCAGGAAACGTCCTACTCTCGAGGGAACATCCAGAACCGCCTCCTCAGACTCGTCGAACACGGGTACGTTCGTCAACTCGGTGGTGGCCTCTACGAACTCTCAGAAGACCCTCGTTCATCCTAA
- a CDS encoding Fic family protein: MPTKELPESAPGKYVPSHPHPYYSPESLPVEPKHDLTDQTHDLVADAAYQIGRVDGIISTIDFSAVLYTSLIRIEAVESARIEGAEVAYEDVEAYHTRHPADETESRIEKDLQEALNYETALTYGLERIESGASITLSLIKELHSMLLEDVRNEGDIVGEFRDHMVHLSSPQPGQRPFVPPTPEALDGLMQSLASYIQLGGQYHPLVDAAIIHYFFETVHPFSDGNGRLGRLLIILFLASKGYLESPYIYPSAYFNRHKVEYVERMRAVSEEGAWDEWLTFFLEGLRSQAATSYDRTHQLRELQTRYEQEYPGATSTDRFARQLLQYPYFTTLDLVEYLDVSRRTAYKVVDDLEADGLVAEVTGKERGKEYKAVDVFEILE, encoded by the coding sequence ATGCCCACGAAGGAGCTTCCAGAAAGTGCACCGGGAAAGTACGTCCCCTCCCATCCCCACCCGTACTATTCCCCCGAGTCGCTTCCTGTAGAGCCGAAGCACGATCTCACCGATCAGACACACGATCTGGTGGCTGATGCCGCGTATCAAATCGGTCGCGTGGACGGTATCATCTCGACAATTGACTTCTCCGCAGTTCTCTACACCTCCCTCATTCGCATCGAAGCTGTCGAATCCGCACGAATCGAAGGGGCAGAGGTCGCATATGAAGACGTCGAGGCGTATCATACAAGACACCCCGCAGACGAGACTGAATCCAGAATCGAGAAAGACCTACAAGAGGCGCTCAACTACGAGACTGCGCTCACGTACGGACTCGAACGAATCGAGAGTGGCGCGTCAATAACCCTCTCGCTCATCAAAGAACTCCATTCGATGCTGCTCGAAGACGTTCGAAACGAGGGTGACATCGTCGGCGAATTCCGCGACCACATGGTTCATCTTTCGAGTCCACAGCCAGGACAGCGTCCGTTCGTCCCACCGACGCCCGAGGCGCTCGATGGGCTCATGCAGTCACTCGCATCGTACATCCAGCTGGGTGGGCAGTATCATCCACTCGTCGATGCTGCTATCATCCACTACTTCTTCGAGACCGTTCATCCATTCTCTGACGGAAACGGTCGCCTTGGTCGCCTCCTCATCATCCTCTTTTTGGCAAGTAAGGGCTACCTCGAAAGTCCCTACATCTACCCGAGTGCGTATTTCAACCGGCACAAAGTCGAGTACGTCGAACGGATGCGTGCGGTGAGCGAAGAGGGTGCGTGGGACGAGTGGCTCACGTTCTTCCTCGAAGGCCTCCGAAGCCAAGCGGCGACGTCCTACGACCGGACACACCAGCTTCGAGAGCTCCAAACGCGCTACGAACAGGAGTACCCAGGCGCTACGAGCACGGACCGGTTCGCTCGGCAGTTGCTCCAGTATCCGTACTTCACTACACTCGACCTCGTGGAGTATCTCGACGTTTCACGCAGAACTGCCTACAAGGTCGTCGACGATCTCGAAGCAGATGGGCTCGTAGCAGAAGTGACCGGCAAAGAACGCGGCAAAGAGTACAAAGCAGTCGACGTGTTCGAGATTCTCGAATGA
- a CDS encoding AAA family ATPase gives MLFGRSPPNIFVYGKTGVGKTVVTRYILDALEEEAESRESADDLTVLFGNCTNESTYSILRRHINQLKSSAEKPFPKRGLSTRDALDAFYEHLDDHGGSFLLVLDEIDHLKDLDNLLYELPRARANDHITNARVGIIGISNDYTFRNRLSAKVKSSLREEEISFTPYDANQLRTILEHRAKLAFADGACDESALSLSAGLAARDSGNARQALDLLLTGGVLAERAEDDVVRDTHIETASKEVERGHLKNKIQDQTIHTQYVLEAVARLDVIEDLPARSKTIQSTYEDVANHWGDSPLQSLKSVQNHLSELSMLGFLTMNDRNSGQSGGRFYQYDLDFDAETVFEVRQELEQKRSLE, from the coding sequence GTGCTGTTTGGCAGGTCACCACCGAACATATTCGTCTACGGGAAAACAGGGGTTGGAAAGACGGTTGTGACGCGCTACATCCTTGACGCACTCGAAGAGGAAGCAGAGTCGCGAGAAAGTGCCGATGACCTCACCGTTCTATTCGGAAATTGTACCAACGAAAGTACGTACAGCATTCTCCGTCGTCACATCAACCAGCTCAAATCATCTGCGGAGAAACCCTTCCCAAAACGGGGCCTTTCGACGCGCGATGCGCTCGACGCATTCTACGAACACCTCGACGACCACGGTGGGTCGTTCCTGCTTGTCCTCGATGAAATCGACCACCTGAAAGACTTGGATAACCTTCTGTATGAACTCCCACGTGCCCGGGCGAATGACCACATCACCAACGCCCGTGTCGGAATAATCGGCATCAGCAATGACTACACGTTCAGGAATCGCCTCTCTGCAAAGGTCAAAAGTTCACTCCGTGAAGAGGAGATTTCGTTCACCCCATACGATGCAAACCAGCTACGAACCATCCTGGAACACCGCGCAAAACTCGCGTTTGCCGATGGAGCGTGTGATGAATCAGCCCTTTCGCTGAGTGCGGGACTCGCAGCGCGGGACTCGGGTAACGCCCGACAAGCCCTCGATCTCCTGCTCACTGGAGGTGTCCTTGCCGAACGTGCAGAGGACGACGTCGTCAGAGACACGCACATCGAAACCGCCTCAAAAGAGGTCGAACGCGGCCACCTCAAAAACAAAATCCAAGACCAAACTATCCACACGCAGTACGTGCTCGAAGCAGTTGCCCGTCTCGACGTCATCGAGGATCTTCCTGCGCGGTCAAAGACCATTCAATCGACTTACGAAGACGTTGCGAATCATTGGGGAGATAGTCCTCTCCAATCTCTCAAGAGCGTTCAGAACCACCTCTCTGAACTGTCGATGCTCGGGTTCCTTACGATGAACGACAGAAATAGTGGACAATCAGGAGGTCGATTCTACCAATACGACCTCGATTTCGATGCCGAGACTGTCTTCGAAGTTCGCCAGGAACTTGAACAAAAGCGTTCGCTCGAATGA
- a CDS encoding ribbon-helix-helix domain-containing protein: MSGAKTSTGDDGPETVQINLRLTQAFLDDIDATWEEQGFNSRSEFLRYAARDAVKHPEFSREGWKQIAASEHGLRTGEEGLVSREEVIAMMDNDSDGE; the protein is encoded by the coding sequence ATGTCTGGTGCCAAAACTTCGACCGGGGACGACGGGCCGGAGACCGTTCAGATCAACCTTCGGCTTACACAAGCATTCCTCGATGACATCGACGCAACGTGGGAAGAACAGGGCTTCAACTCGCGCAGCGAATTCCTCCGCTATGCGGCCCGAGACGCTGTCAAGCACCCCGAGTTCTCGCGTGAGGGCTGGAAGCAGATTGCAGCCAGCGAGCACGGACTTCGTACCGGTGAGGAGGGACTCGTGTCCCGGGAGGAAGTTATCGCGATGATGGACAACGACTCGGATGGCGAGTGA
- a CDS encoding helix-turn-helix domain-containing protein, whose translation MSNGRKFDAYNVTTDTDITAEAGSLTFAEVQWLTQAGVLRIKSHQTATGEVTNAILNVEKLADIAFENDILSKVASSVETDILGAFKQSEETTLTTGEIAGEIDRPKSSVSRALTKLTEKGKLNKVQSGVYRVR comes from the coding sequence ATGTCGAACGGAAGGAAATTTGACGCGTACAACGTCACCACTGACACAGACATCACAGCTGAGGCAGGTTCGCTCACGTTTGCGGAGGTTCAGTGGCTGACTCAGGCTGGTGTCCTCCGTATTAAATCACATCAAACAGCCACAGGCGAAGTTACTAACGCAATACTCAATGTAGAAAAGCTCGCTGATATTGCGTTTGAAAACGATATCCTCAGTAAAGTCGCCAGTTCGGTGGAAACGGATATTCTCGGGGCGTTCAAGCAGAGCGAGGAGACGACGTTAACAACAGGAGAGATTGCTGGCGAGATTGACCGTCCGAAATCGAGCGTGAGTCGTGCTCTCACCAAATTAACCGAGAAAGGGAAGTTGAATAAGGTGCAGTCTGGCGTGTATCGGGTTCGTTGA